The following are encoded together in the Trachemys scripta elegans isolate TJP31775 chromosome 7, CAS_Tse_1.0, whole genome shotgun sequence genome:
- the WDR74 gene encoding WD repeat-containing protein 74 yields MESSARWNHVWVGSETGILKGVNLRRRQATNYVAASALRRDEGVCAMCWGDPSESEILVGCLDRSVKLFSTEKGKFTESRQCLGGEGSFCGLAVHDSSIITCVESGLLKVWRDASSENMETQVGAGVCRMRQNPAQPQSVGTGGKENALKVWDLHRPEEPIFRAKNVRNDWLNLRVPVWERDLQFLPGSEKIVTCTGHHQVRLYDPSSPQRRPVLEATYGEYPLTALSLTPGADSVVVGSSHGDMAVIDLRQGRLVKCLKGFAGSVRSVQCHPTLPLVASCGLDRFLRVHNIEDKHLVHKVYLKSRLNCLLLTSREKWEDEEPESAAPQADVKEEKDELWDGMETVATKTVLKRRADPNVRETQLGKRPKKQKRTSAGP; encoded by the exons ATGGAGTCTTCTGCGCGGTGGAATCACGTGTGGGTTGGATCCGAGACTGGCATCCTGAAAG GGGTGAACCTGCGGCGGAGACAGGCCACCAACTATGTGGCGGCCTCGGCACTGCGCCGGGATGAGGGCGTCTGCGCCATGTGCTGGGGGGACCCCTCCGAGTCCGAG ATCCTCGTCGGCTGCCTGGATCGGTCGGTGAAGCTGTTCAGCACCGAGAAGGGAAAGTTCACAGAGTCGCGGCAATGTCTGGGCGGGGAGGGCTCGTTCTGCGGCCTGGCCGTGCACGACAG TTCCATCATCACCTGTGTGGAGTCTGGTCTCCTCAAGGTCTGGCGGGATGCCTCATCTGAAAAC ATGGAAACCCAGGTGGGGGCTGGCGTGTGCCGTATGCGCCAGAACCCTGCCCAGCCGCAGTCTGTGGGGACAGGTGGGAAGGAGAACGCTCTGAAGGTCTGGGACTTGCACCGGCCTGAGGAACCCATCTTCCGTGCCAAAAAT GTGCGGAATGACTGGCTCAATCTCCGAGTCCCTGTGTGGGAGCGTGACCTGCAGTTCCTACCTGGCTCTGAGAAGATTGTCACCTGCACTGGGCACCACCAG GTGCGGCTGTACGACcccagctccccacagcggcGCCCTGTGCTGGAGGCAACCTATGGGGAATACCCCCTCACAGCCCTCTCCCTGACCCCTGGTGCTGA CTCTGTGGTGGTAGGCAGCTCGCACGGGGACATGGCTGTCATTGACCTGCGGCAAg GACGGCTGGTGAAATGCCTGAAGGGCTTTGCTGGGAGTGTGCGCAGCGTCCAGTGTCACCCCACCCTCCCACTCGTGGCTTCCTGTGGCCTTGACCGCTTCCTGCGGGTACATAATATCGAGGACAAGCACCTGGTACACAAG GTGTATCTGAAGTCCCGGTTGAACTGCCTGCTGCTGACCAGCCGTGAGAAGTGGGAG gatgAAGAACCTGAATCTGCAGCCCCCCAAGCAGACGTGAAGGAGGAAAAAGATGAGCTGTGGGATGGCATGGAGACGGTGGCTACCAAAACAGTGCTCAAGCGCAGGGCGGACCCCAATGTCCGGGAGACCCAGCTAGGCAAGCGTCCCAAGAAGCAGAAGAGAACGAGCGCTgggccttga
- the STX5 gene encoding syntaxin-5, which produces MNTRKRHGSKNTDQGVYLGPSQIQELPPPAATTVASSLSFPDTMSCRDRTQEFLSACKSLQSRQNGLQLNKPALNAMRQRSEFTVIAKRIGKDLSNTFAKLEKLTILAKRKSLFDDKAVEIEELTYIIKQDINSLNKQIAQLQDFVRAKGSQSGRHVQTHSNTIVVSLQSKLASMSNDFKSVLEVRTENLKQQRSRREHFSRTPMPLTASNLGGSAMLQDEPRRAGDVAIDMDNRTSQQLQLIDEQDSYIQSRADTMQNIESTIVELGSIFQQLAHMVKEQEETIQRIDANVEDAQLNVEAAHSEILKYFQSVTSNRWLMVKIFLILIVFFIIFVVFLA; this is translated from the exons ATGAATACGAGAAAACGCCACGGCTCTAAGAACACGGATCAGGGCGTTTATCTGGGACCTTCGCAGATACAGGAGCTGCCCCCGCCTGCTGCTACCACCGTCGCCTCCTCCCTGTCATTCCCAGACACCATGTCGTGTCGCGATCGCACCCAGGAGTTCCTCTCCGCCTGCAAGTCCTTGCAGAGCAGACAG AATGGGCTGCAGCTGAACAAACCCGCTCTGAACGCCATGCGCCAGAGGAGCGAATTCACCGTCATAGCCAA GCGCATCGGGAAAGATCTCAGCAACACCTTTGCCAAGCTGGAGAAGCTGACCATCt TGGCCAAGCGGAAGTCCCTGTTTGACGACAAGGCGGTGGAGATAGAGGAGCTGACGTACATCATCAAACAG GACATCAACAGCCTGAACAAGCAGATTGCCCAGCTGCAGGACTTCGTGCGGGCCAAGGGCAGCCAGAGTGGGCGGCACGTGCAGACCCACTCCAACACCATTGTGGTGTCGCTGCAG TCCAAATTGGCCTCAATGTCCAATGACTTCAAGTCAGTGCTGGAGGTGAGAACAGAG AACCTGAAGCAACAGCGGAGCCGGCGTGAGCACTTCTCCCGCACCCCGATGCCCCTTACTGCCAGCAACCTGG GTGGCTCCGCGATGCTGCAGGATGAACCACGGCGGGCGGGGGACGTGGCCATTGACATGGACAACCGGACgagccagcagctgcagctgaTTGATGAACAG GATTCGTATATCCAGAGCCGGGCGGACACCATGCAGAACATTGAATCCACCATTGTGGAGCTGGGCTCCATCTTCCAGCAGCTGGCGCACATGGTGAAAGAGCAAGAGGAGACCATCCAGAG GATTGATGCCAACGTGGAGGACGCCCAGCTGAATGTGGAGGCCGCGCATTCTGAGATCCTCAAATACTTCCAGTCAGTTACCTCCAACCGCTGGCTCATGGTCAAGATCTTCCTCATCCTCATCGTCTTTTTCATCATCTTTGTGGTGTTCCTGGCCTGA